The proteins below are encoded in one region of Engystomops pustulosus chromosome 8, aEngPut4.maternal, whole genome shotgun sequence:
- the SF3B1 gene encoding splicing factor 3B subunit 1 isoform X3 encodes MAKIAKTHEDIEAQIREIQGKKATLDETQGVGLDSTGYFDQEIYGGSDSRFTGYVTSIAANEQEDDDDDPTASFTQKKPGYHAPVALLNDIPQSAEQYDPFAEHRPQKIADREDEYKKYRRTMIISPERLDPFADGFYSPA; translated from the exons ATGGCGAAGATCGCTAAAACACACGAAG ATATTGAAGCCCAGATACGTGAAATTCAAGGAAAGAAGGCCACTCTAGATGAGACGCAGGGTGTTGGGCTTGACTCAACTGGTTATTTTGATCAGGAAATTTATGGTGGAAGCGACAGTCGATTTACTGGATATGTGACTTCAATAGCTGCAAATGAGCAAGAAGAT GATGATGATGATCCAACAGCATCATTTACGCAGAAGAAGCCAGGATATCATGCTCCTGTTGCTTTATTAAATGATATTCCTCAGTCAGCTGAGCAG TATGATCCATTTGCTGAACACCGACCCCAAAAAATTGCAGACCGAGAAGATGAATATAAAAAGTACAGACGGACGATGATTATATCTCCAGAGCGACTTGATCCTTTTGCAGATG GCTTCTATTCTCCTGCTTGA